The Micrococcales bacterium genome includes a region encoding these proteins:
- a CDS encoding VOC family protein, with amino-acid sequence MAVTGIGGLFFRSRDPQSRVAWYREYLGIEAGADAMWHQDSGMTVFAPFAADSDYFPDDQPFMLNLRVTDLDDVVNRFEAAGIAVERRPEWEAEYGRFVRVHDPEGLPIELWELPNQAGSH; translated from the coding sequence ATGGCTGTCACGGGAATCGGTGGACTGTTCTTCCGTAGTCGCGATCCGCAATCCAGGGTCGCGTGGTACCGCGAGTACCTCGGCATCGAAGCCGGCGCGGATGCCATGTGGCACCAGGACAGTGGGATGACCGTGTTCGCCCCGTTCGCCGCCGACAGTGACTACTTCCCGGATGACCAGCCGTTCATGCTCAATCTCCGGGTCACTGACTTGGACGACGTGGTGAACCGGTTCGAAGCCGCCGGGATTGCCGTCGAGCGTCGACCTGAGTGGGAGGCAGAGTACGGACGTTTCGTGCGCGTGCACGACCCTGAGGGCTTGCCCATCGAACTGTGGGAGCTCCCCAACCAGGCCGGAAGTCACTGA
- a CDS encoding alpha/beta hydrolase, with protein MSVTTGQSTDHWVDIDGPVHYRDYGGPEDGPLVVCVHGLGGSALNWDLVATHMTGSCRVVALDLPGHGLTEAGRRSTSVHANQHIVHRFLTEVTGSPAVLMGNSMGGLLAVVQATSAPRTTSGVVLIAPALPAAGVMVGDLRMILEFAVLATPGVGSLIVDLWTRLASAEAQVARMLRVVAADPTKFPREAVDAAIAQAEVRRQFRGTARHLVEAARSVVLMSQGRSYVKRLQELATPVLLIHGGRDRIVSARSAHAAAARRPEWTFHLMEDVGHVPQLEEPALTAQTILQWLEENPDVARDAALATRV; from the coding sequence GTGAGTGTGACGACAGGGCAGAGCACCGACCACTGGGTGGACATCGACGGTCCCGTCCACTACCGCGACTACGGAGGTCCGGAGGACGGGCCACTGGTCGTGTGCGTCCACGGCCTGGGCGGCTCGGCGCTGAACTGGGACCTCGTAGCCACCCATATGACGGGCAGTTGCCGGGTCGTGGCACTGGACCTGCCTGGCCACGGGCTGACCGAGGCGGGCCGCCGATCGACCAGCGTGCATGCCAACCAGCACATCGTCCACCGCTTCCTCACCGAGGTGACAGGTTCCCCGGCGGTCCTCATGGGCAATTCCATGGGTGGGCTGCTGGCCGTCGTGCAGGCCACCTCTGCGCCGCGGACCACCAGCGGCGTGGTCCTCATCGCCCCCGCCCTCCCCGCGGCCGGCGTGATGGTCGGCGACCTACGGATGATCCTCGAGTTCGCCGTTCTGGCCACCCCCGGGGTCGGTTCCTTGATCGTGGATCTGTGGACGAGGCTGGCCTCCGCAGAGGCACAAGTGGCCCGCATGCTACGGGTCGTGGCGGCCGACCCGACGAAGTTCCCGCGCGAGGCCGTCGACGCAGCCATTGCACAAGCGGAGGTCCGGCGGCAGTTCCGTGGTACCGCCAGGCACCTGGTGGAGGCGGCCCGGTCGGTCGTACTCATGAGCCAGGGCCGCAGTTACGTGAAACGCCTGCAGGAACTCGCGACCCCTGTCCTGCTCATCCACGGCGGCCGGGACCGGATCGTCTCGGCACGCTCGGCACACGCTGCCGCCGCCCGCCGGCCCGAATGGACCTTCCACCTGATGGAGGACGTCGGCCACGTCCCGCAACTCGAGGAGCCCGCGCTGACCGCGCAGACGATCCTGCAGTGGCTCGAGGAGAACCCTGACGTGGCCCGCGACGCCGCGTTGGCGACGAGGGTCTGA
- a CDS encoding universal stress protein encodes MAVVVGYDGSDVSKHAVAFAAQEAQIRRLPLQVITAWDQPMVDLGMGAGSVVDPDLSQVIENRAGEVATEGADLARPAGGEVTTTVVPGPAAAALVQLSQSADVVVVGSHRRQMMADLLLGGVSRQVATHASCPVIVVRGRADAHQRVAVGIDGSEGARRALDFAFDEASRRGWELRVVHAWDVAVIGFDVDASTYPPGGILDDVRDVETRLSAEVLAGHTARYPEVHVQIRVERGSAARVLVDAASDCDLLVCGSRGRGGFSALLLGSVSHKVLHHCPSSVAIVP; translated from the coding sequence ATGGCGGTGGTTGTCGGTTACGACGGGTCGGATGTCTCCAAGCACGCAGTGGCGTTCGCCGCCCAAGAGGCCCAGATCCGGCGGCTACCGCTGCAGGTGATCACCGCGTGGGATCAGCCGATGGTCGACCTGGGGATGGGTGCCGGCTCGGTGGTCGACCCCGACCTCTCGCAGGTGATCGAGAACCGGGCCGGTGAAGTGGCGACGGAGGGTGCCGACCTCGCGCGCCCGGCCGGCGGGGAGGTCACCACGACTGTGGTCCCCGGCCCTGCCGCAGCGGCCCTGGTGCAACTGAGCCAAAGCGCGGACGTGGTCGTCGTGGGGTCGCACCGGCGCCAGATGATGGCCGATCTGCTGCTTGGCGGAGTCTCCCGGCAGGTGGCCACCCACGCCTCCTGCCCGGTCATCGTGGTGCGCGGCCGAGCGGACGCCCACCAGCGCGTGGCGGTGGGGATCGATGGCTCGGAGGGTGCCCGCCGCGCGCTGGACTTCGCGTTCGACGAGGCGAGCCGCCGGGGCTGGGAGCTTCGGGTTGTGCACGCCTGGGATGTCGCTGTGATCGGCTTCGACGTCGACGCCTCCACGTATCCGCCCGGCGGCATCCTCGACGATGTCCGCGATGTGGAGACCCGCTTGAGTGCCGAGGTGCTCGCCGGCCACACTGCGCGGTACCCCGAAGTCCATGTGCAGATCCGCGTGGAGCGGGGCAGCGCGGCCAGGGTGCTGGTGGACGCCGCGAGTGACTGCGACCTGCTGGTGTGCGGCTCCCGCGGCCGCGGAGGCTTCTCCGCACTCCTGTTGGGATCGGTCAGTCACAAGGTGCTTCACCACTGCCCGTCCAGCGTGGCGATCGTGCCCTGA
- the mce gene encoding methylmalonyl-CoA epimerase translates to MGFVTAIDHVGLAVQDLDQAIAFYQDAFGMQLVHEEVNEEQGVREAMMAVGDSGSCIQLLAPLSEDSPIGKFLARNGEGIQQVAYRVSDIEVAADELRAAGVRMLYEAPKRGTAGSRVNFAHPKDCGGVLIELVEPGEGH, encoded by the coding sequence ATGGGTTTTGTGACTGCGATCGACCACGTAGGACTGGCTGTTCAGGATCTGGACCAGGCCATCGCCTTCTACCAGGACGCTTTCGGCATGCAACTGGTGCACGAGGAGGTGAACGAGGAGCAGGGTGTCCGCGAGGCCATGATGGCCGTCGGGGACAGTGGCTCGTGCATCCAGTTGCTCGCGCCCCTGTCTGAGGACTCCCCCATCGGCAAGTTCCTCGCACGCAACGGTGAGGGCATCCAGCAGGTGGCCTACCGGGTCAGCGACATCGAGGTGGCAGCCGACGAGTTGCGCGCCGCCGGGGTGCGGATGCTCTACGAAGCGCCCAAGCGGGGCACCGCGGGATCGCGGGTCAACTTCGCCCACCCCAAAGACTGCGGCGGGGTGCTCATCGAACTGGTGGAACCGGGCGAAGGCCACTGA
- the meaB gene encoding methylmalonyl Co-A mutase-associated GTPase MeaB, translating to MQLVDRARAGDPRAIARLLSIVESASPQLREVSAELMRHQGHSHVIGLTGAPGVGKSTTTSALIAAYRQAGHRVAVLAVDPSSPYSGGAVLGDRVRMQAHATDPDVFIRSMASRGHLGGLAAAAPQALRVLDACGFDVVLVETVGVGQSEVEVVGQTDTVLVLLAPGMGDGVQTAKAGILEIADVFVVNKADRDGVAHTTRDLRAMLALGPPGPDGWVPPIITTVATREQGIEDVIAAIESHRQWARTSGDLRERRLQRIQREIEAVAADLVKERLGNARDLAERVLVGELDPYLASQLLIESL from the coding sequence GTGCAGCTGGTCGATCGGGCACGCGCGGGGGACCCCCGCGCGATCGCCCGGTTGCTCAGCATCGTGGAGAGCGCCTCGCCGCAGTTGCGTGAGGTGAGCGCGGAGTTGATGCGCCACCAGGGCCACTCCCATGTCATCGGGCTCACGGGAGCGCCGGGGGTGGGGAAGTCCACCACCACCTCGGCCTTGATCGCGGCGTACCGTCAGGCGGGCCATCGGGTGGCGGTACTTGCCGTCGACCCCAGTTCGCCGTACTCCGGCGGTGCGGTCCTCGGCGACCGCGTGCGCATGCAGGCCCATGCCACCGATCCCGATGTCTTCATCCGCTCGATGGCCTCGCGCGGCCACCTCGGTGGTCTGGCTGCCGCGGCGCCGCAGGCCTTGCGGGTGCTCGACGCCTGTGGGTTCGACGTGGTGCTCGTCGAGACCGTAGGGGTGGGGCAGTCAGAGGTGGAGGTCGTGGGTCAGACCGACACCGTCCTCGTCCTGCTCGCCCCCGGGATGGGCGACGGGGTGCAGACAGCCAAAGCCGGCATCCTGGAGATCGCCGACGTGTTCGTCGTGAACAAGGCCGACCGCGATGGCGTGGCGCACACCACCCGTGATCTGCGCGCGATGCTTGCTCTCGGGCCGCCGGGGCCGGATGGGTGGGTCCCGCCGATCATCACCACGGTGGCCACCCGGGAGCAAGGCATCGAGGATGTGATCGCGGCGATCGAGAGCCACCGGCAGTGGGCGCGGACCTCGGGGGATCTGCGGGAGCGCAGGCTGCAGCGCATCCAGCGCGAGATCGAAGCGGTCGCCGCAGACCTGGTCAAAGAGCGTCTGGGTAACGCCCGCGACCTCGCCGAACGCGTGCTCGTCGGCGAACTGGACCCCTACCTCGCCTCGCAGTTGCTCATCGAGAGCCTCTAG
- a CDS encoding wax ester/triacylglycerol synthase family O-acyltransferase, which yields MTDRLSPLDQTFLLLERDGQPMHIGGLMVFEGPAPSYEQLCAYLDSRLDQVPRYRQRIQSVPLHLGQHVWVDDENFELEFHVRHTAVPKPGRAAQLQRLASRLLSQRLDLDRPLWEMWLVEGLPKGRWALINKAHHSMIDGLSGHDIMEVILDTDPEGRDNPPSSWQPDPAPGTAELVTDALIDSVKRPGEHLTRIVSRVARPRELAEHVAVRVVGSTSVGSRLLSTESTLGGPISAHRRWGWVEGDLETIKAAKNAFGGTVNDVILTAVSGGFRALLAARGIDTRTADIQSMIPVSMRLPGDTTGGNQVSAMFAQLPIGVDDPVDRLHAMTRQMDRVKKSGTPLTVDSIIGMADFVPPMLFATAGRVTANVNLRAFDTVTTNVPGPQIPLFMQGRQLEALIPFVPLGPGLRISTAIVSYNGTINFGVTADYDSVRDLPVFLEGVSTTLDGLRKAVVAGVADT from the coding sequence GTGACCGATCGCCTGAGCCCGCTCGACCAGACCTTTCTGTTGCTCGAGCGGGACGGTCAGCCCATGCACATCGGCGGCCTGATGGTCTTCGAGGGCCCCGCACCGTCCTACGAGCAGTTGTGCGCGTACCTCGACTCCCGCCTGGATCAGGTGCCGCGCTACCGCCAGCGGATCCAGTCGGTCCCCCTGCACCTCGGCCAGCACGTCTGGGTCGACGACGAGAACTTCGAACTCGAGTTCCACGTGCGGCATACGGCAGTTCCCAAGCCCGGGCGCGCGGCTCAGCTGCAGCGTCTGGCCAGCCGGTTGTTGTCCCAGCGCCTGGACCTCGACCGGCCGCTGTGGGAGATGTGGCTGGTCGAGGGATTGCCGAAGGGCCGCTGGGCGCTGATCAACAAGGCCCACCACTCGATGATCGACGGGCTCTCGGGCCACGACATCATGGAGGTCATCCTCGACACCGACCCCGAGGGTCGTGACAACCCGCCCAGTTCCTGGCAACCTGATCCCGCCCCGGGCACCGCGGAACTGGTCACCGATGCGTTGATCGACTCGGTGAAACGACCCGGCGAGCACCTCACCCGCATCGTGAGCCGGGTCGCCAGGCCCCGCGAGCTCGCAGAGCACGTCGCGGTGCGCGTGGTCGGCAGCACCTCGGTCGGCAGCCGTCTGCTCAGCACGGAGTCGACCCTCGGTGGCCCGATCAGCGCCCACCGCCGGTGGGGGTGGGTCGAGGGCGACCTCGAGACCATCAAGGCCGCGAAGAACGCCTTCGGCGGCACGGTGAACGATGTGATCCTCACCGCGGTTAGCGGGGGGTTCCGCGCGCTGCTGGCAGCGCGCGGGATCGACACCAGAACCGCCGACATCCAATCGATGATCCCGGTCTCGATGCGCCTGCCGGGCGACACCACCGGCGGCAATCAAGTCTCGGCGATGTTCGCCCAGCTGCCCATCGGCGTCGACGACCCTGTGGACCGTCTGCACGCGATGACACGTCAGATGGACCGGGTGAAGAAGAGCGGCACGCCCCTGACGGTCGACTCCATCATCGGCATGGCCGACTTCGTGCCTCCGATGCTCTTCGCCACCGCGGGCCGGGTCACTGCCAACGTGAACCTGCGAGCCTTCGACACGGTGACGACCAATGTGCCCGGCCCGCAGATCCCGCTCTTCATGCAGGGCCGCCAGTTGGAGGCGCTCATCCCGTTCGTGCCCTTGGGACCGGGGCTGCGCATCTCGACGGCCATCGTGTCCTACAACGGAACGATCAATTTCGGCGTGACGGCCGACTACGACTCGGTGCGCGACCTGCCGGTGTTCCTGGAAGGGGTGTCCACCACGCTGGACGGTCTGCGCAAAGCAGTCGTCGCCGGAGTCGCCGACACCTGA
- a CDS encoding acetyl-CoA C-acetyltransferase, with the protein MAGNVIVAGARTPMGRLLGSLKGLSAADLGGFAIKAALERSGVSAAQVDYVIMGHVLQAGAGQITARQAAVKAGIGMDVPALTINKVCLSGIDAIALADQLVRAGEFEIVVAGGMESMTNAPHLLVGSREGVKYGDWKAIDSMAFDGLTCAFDQCAMGESTESYNSKYSSLTRERQDAFSARSHQLAAIAEKNGAFAEEIVPIEIPQRKGDPVVFSIDEGVRPDTTAESLGKLRPAFAKDGTITAGNASQISDGAAAVVVMSKAKAEELGLTWLAEIGAHGVVAGPDASLHLQPAQAIKAACEKDGITPADLDLLEINEAFAAVGLASTDELGVSEDIVNVNGGAIALGHPLGMSGARIVLSLALELKRRGGGVGAAALCGGGGQGDALIVRVP; encoded by the coding sequence ATGGCCGGAAACGTGATTGTTGCCGGAGCACGCACCCCGATGGGGCGCCTGCTCGGATCGTTGAAGGGACTCTCGGCCGCTGACCTCGGCGGGTTCGCGATTAAGGCCGCGCTGGAGCGGTCCGGGGTGTCGGCGGCCCAGGTCGACTACGTGATCATGGGTCACGTCCTGCAGGCCGGCGCCGGTCAGATCACCGCGCGTCAGGCGGCCGTCAAGGCCGGGATCGGCATGGATGTGCCCGCCCTGACCATCAACAAGGTGTGCCTCTCCGGTATCGACGCCATCGCGCTGGCCGACCAGCTCGTGCGCGCAGGGGAGTTCGAGATCGTCGTGGCCGGTGGCATGGAGTCGATGACGAACGCACCCCACCTGCTCGTGGGCTCCCGCGAGGGTGTGAAGTACGGCGACTGGAAGGCCATCGACTCGATGGCGTTCGACGGTCTGACGTGTGCGTTCGACCAGTGCGCCATGGGTGAGTCCACGGAGTCCTACAACTCCAAGTACAGCAGCCTGACCCGCGAGCGGCAGGACGCGTTCTCCGCGCGCAGCCACCAATTGGCGGCGATCGCGGAGAAGAACGGTGCGTTCGCCGAGGAGATCGTGCCGATCGAGATCCCGCAGCGCAAGGGTGACCCCGTCGTTTTCAGCATCGATGAGGGTGTGCGTCCCGACACCACGGCCGAGAGCCTGGGCAAGTTGCGCCCGGCATTCGCCAAGGACGGCACGATCACCGCGGGCAACGCCTCGCAGATCTCCGACGGCGCAGCAGCCGTCGTGGTGATGTCCAAGGCGAAGGCCGAGGAACTGGGCCTCACGTGGTTGGCCGAGATCGGCGCCCACGGCGTGGTGGCCGGCCCCGACGCCTCGCTGCACCTGCAGCCCGCCCAGGCGATCAAGGCGGCATGCGAGAAGGACGGCATCACGCCGGCCGATCTCGACCTGCTGGAGATCAACGAAGCCTTCGCGGCCGTCGGCCTGGCCTCCACCGACGAACTCGGGGTCTCCGAGGACATCGTCAACGTCAACGGCGGTGCCATCGCGTTGGGCCACCCTCTGGGGATGTCGGGAGCCCGGATCGTGCTCTCGCTGGCGCTGGAACTCAAACGCCGTGGCGGCGGGGTCGGCGCAGCGGCCCTGTGCGGTGGTGGCGGACAGGGCGACGCCCTCATCGTCCGCGTTCCGTAA
- a CDS encoding PPOX class F420-dependent oxidoreductase: MFEEKAVHLLDKPKQFAVITSIEPDGQPQSSVVWYKRDGDDLLISTVEGRRKHRNLARDPRCTVLVYDADNPYSYVEVRGHVEMTHEGGRELIDEFARAYQGWERYPADDGTDNVRVVVRLIADKVVSR, encoded by the coding sequence ATGTTCGAGGAGAAGGCGGTCCACCTGCTCGACAAGCCCAAGCAGTTCGCCGTCATCACCAGCATCGAGCCCGACGGCCAGCCGCAGAGCAGTGTCGTCTGGTACAAGCGCGACGGGGACGACCTGCTCATCTCCACGGTCGAAGGCCGCCGCAAGCACCGCAACCTGGCGCGTGACCCGCGATGCACCGTGCTGGTGTACGACGCGGACAACCCGTACTCCTACGTGGAGGTCCGCGGGCACGTCGAGATGACCCACGAGGGTGGTCGGGAACTGATCGACGAGTTCGCCCGCGCCTACCAGGGCTGGGAGCGCTACCCCGCCGACGACGGCACCGACAACGTGCGCGTCGTCGTGCGGCTCATCGCGGACAAGGTGGTCAGCCGCTAG
- the ccrA gene encoding crotonyl-CoA carboxylase/reductase, which yields MQKILDAILNDAPAEEFASIEIPESYRAITVHKDDVGMFADLPTRDKDPRKSLHLDDVPVPELGPGEALVAVMASSINYNTVWTSIFEPMPTFGFLERYGRSHPLAKRHDLPYHIIGSDLSGVVLRTGPGVNAWKSGDEVVAHCLSVELEHPAGHNDTMLDPEQRIWGFETNFGGLAEIALVKSNQLMPKPNHLTWEEAAAPGLVNSTAYRQLVSRNGAGMKQGDVVLIWGASGGLGSYATQYALNGGAIPVCVVSSPEKAAICRAMGAEYIIDRNAEGYQFWKDEHTQNPKEWQRLGKKIRELTGGEDVDIVYEHPGRETFGASVYVTKKGGTIVTCASTSGYMHEYDNRYLWMNLKRIVGSHFANYKESFEANRLIDKGMIHPTLSKSFPLEQTGQAAYEVHRNQHQGKVGVRCLSPEEGLGVRDAEKRAKFEPQINRFRNT from the coding sequence ATGCAGAAGATCCTCGACGCCATCCTCAACGACGCCCCTGCCGAAGAGTTCGCGTCCATCGAGATTCCGGAGTCCTACCGCGCGATCACCGTCCACAAGGATGACGTGGGCATGTTCGCCGATCTGCCGACCAGGGATAAGGACCCCCGCAAGTCGCTGCACCTCGATGACGTTCCCGTGCCTGAACTCGGCCCGGGCGAGGCACTGGTGGCCGTGATGGCGTCCTCGATCAACTACAACACCGTGTGGACCTCGATCTTCGAGCCGATGCCCACGTTCGGCTTCCTCGAGCGCTACGGCCGCTCCCACCCGCTGGCCAAGCGCCACGACCTGCCCTACCACATCATCGGCTCGGACCTCTCCGGCGTCGTGCTGCGCACCGGCCCGGGGGTGAACGCCTGGAAGTCCGGCGACGAGGTCGTCGCGCACTGCCTGTCGGTCGAATTGGAGCACCCGGCCGGCCACAACGACACCATGCTCGACCCGGAGCAGCGGATCTGGGGCTTCGAGACCAACTTCGGCGGCCTGGCCGAGATCGCACTGGTCAAGTCCAACCAGCTGATGCCCAAGCCCAACCACCTCACGTGGGAGGAGGCCGCCGCTCCCGGGCTCGTGAACTCCACCGCGTACCGCCAGTTGGTGTCGCGCAACGGCGCGGGCATGAAGCAGGGCGACGTGGTGCTCATCTGGGGCGCTTCCGGTGGCCTGGGTTCCTACGCCACCCAGTACGCGCTCAATGGCGGGGCCATCCCGGTGTGCGTCGTCTCCAGCCCGGAGAAGGCGGCGATCTGCCGCGCCATGGGTGCGGAGTACATCATCGACCGCAACGCCGAGGGCTACCAGTTCTGGAAGGACGAGCACACCCAGAACCCCAAGGAGTGGCAGCGCCTGGGCAAGAAGATCCGGGAACTCACCGGCGGTGAGGACGTCGACATCGTCTACGAGCACCCCGGCCGCGAGACCTTCGGCGCCAGCGTCTACGTGACGAAGAAGGGTGGCACCATCGTCACCTGCGCCTCGACGTCGGGCTATATGCATGAGTACGACAACCGCTACCTCTGGATGAACCTCAAGCGCATCGTCGGCTCCCACTTCGCCAACTACAAGGAGTCCTTCGAGGCCAATCGGCTCATCGACAAGGGCATGATCCACCCGACCTTGAGCAAGAGCTTCCCGCTGGAGCAGACCGGGCAGGCCGCCTACGAGGTGCACCGCAACCAGCACCAGGGCAAGGTCGGCGTGCGGTGCCTGTCCCCGGAGGAGGGCCTGGGCGTGCGCGACGCAGAGAAGCGCGCGAAGTTCGAGCCCCAGATCAACCGGTTCCGCAACACCTGA
- a CDS encoding fibronectin type III domain-containing protein, giving the protein MSQNLRRLLLPLLVAVTALVLPAPAHAVSTGTLGLSLTARYTGGGSGPLAGALVTAENVDSGLVYPVPAYGDPSTSAYYHAVSLPFGRYRLRVERPGFATQYWPRQYSQDTAAIVHFGNAPGCNPADTALCDLHILTAEVEQSLTLSGTVRTRGGSGVSGAPVVATRDGETTFAPRTTTDAQGAYTLQLPRGRYSLTTPDGNDTAAALVDLQSPTFRDLTLRSAPGAPREARATPGDHQAVVAWSPPADDGGAPITGYTVTASPGGAACATTALTCTVTGLSNGQDYTFSVVATNRIGSGSPAVTGETFVMASGPAPRPPGDVRVTSADRALAVTWSPSPSDGIREYVATATPGGKSCSTEQLACTIDGLRNGRAYTVTVIARASTGSSAAATADRFVRPHGTPGAPRNVRAAAKASALQIRWRAPLDDGGRPVTRYVATAWPGGNTCAARSARRCTITHLRPGTAYSVTVRAENRAGVGLTSPGSLPIEPLAGQAAPPAVAGLQVRSSRDALTVSWRPARRARVYWVRLRQRNGGVGTWAVVRAPRARFADTPGVTAVQVKAVGRGGTSPVTTRAVR; this is encoded by the coding sequence ATGAGCCAGAACCTGCGTCGCCTGCTCCTGCCCCTGCTGGTGGCAGTCACCGCGCTGGTCCTACCCGCCCCCGCGCACGCCGTCAGCACCGGGACCCTGGGGCTGAGCCTCACCGCCCGCTACACCGGCGGGGGATCAGGGCCACTGGCGGGCGCCCTGGTGACCGCTGAGAACGTCGACTCCGGGCTGGTCTACCCGGTCCCTGCGTACGGCGACCCGTCGACATCGGCGTACTACCACGCCGTGAGCCTGCCCTTCGGCCGCTACCGGTTGCGGGTGGAGCGCCCGGGATTCGCCACCCAGTACTGGCCCCGTCAGTACTCGCAGGACACCGCCGCGATCGTGCACTTCGGCAACGCCCCCGGCTGCAACCCAGCGGACACGGCGCTGTGCGACCTGCACATCCTCACCGCGGAAGTCGAGCAGTCGCTCACGCTGTCCGGCACCGTGCGCACACGTGGCGGATCAGGGGTATCCGGCGCACCTGTGGTCGCCACCCGCGACGGCGAGACGACCTTCGCCCCACGCACGACCACTGACGCTCAGGGCGCGTACACGCTGCAACTGCCCCGCGGCAGGTACTCCCTGACCACCCCAGACGGCAATGACACCGCTGCTGCCCTGGTCGACCTGCAATCCCCCACGTTCCGCGACCTCACGCTGCGATCCGCACCGGGGGCGCCGCGGGAGGCCCGCGCGACCCCTGGTGACCATCAAGCCGTCGTGGCGTGGTCACCCCCGGCAGACGACGGCGGCGCCCCGATCACCGGCTACACCGTCACCGCCTCCCCAGGTGGCGCGGCGTGCGCCACGACCGCCCTCACATGCACGGTGACCGGGCTGTCCAACGGCCAGGACTACACGTTCTCCGTGGTGGCGACCAACCGCATCGGATCGGGTTCGCCCGCCGTCACCGGCGAGACATTCGTGATGGCCTCCGGACCCGCACCCCGACCACCGGGCGATGTCAGGGTCACGTCCGCGGACCGGGCTCTGGCCGTCACCTGGTCGCCCTCCCCCAGCGACGGGATCCGGGAGTACGTGGCCACCGCCACGCCAGGCGGCAAGAGCTGTTCCACCGAGCAGTTGGCCTGCACCATCGACGGCCTGCGCAACGGTCGCGCGTACACGGTCACGGTGATCGCGCGGGCATCGACCGGCTCGAGTGCTGCGGCCACGGCCGACCGCTTCGTGCGACCCCACGGCACGCCCGGCGCCCCACGCAACGTCCGTGCGGCGGCCAAGGCATCGGCACTGCAGATCCGCTGGCGTGCACCTTTGGACGACGGAGGGCGACCGGTGACCCGCTATGTGGCCACTGCGTGGCCCGGCGGCAACACCTGTGCGGCGAGGTCGGCGCGGCGGTGCACCATTACCCACCTGCGGCCGGGTACCGCCTACAGCGTCACGGTGCGCGCGGAGAACCGGGCCGGGGTCGGTCTGACCTCTCCCGGTTCGCTGCCGATCGAGCCCTTGGCCGGACAAGCCGCGCCCCCTGCTGTGGCGGGGCTGCAGGTGCGATCCTCCCGCGACGCCCTCACTGTGTCCTGGCGGCCCGCCCGCCGCGCGCGTGTGTACTGGGTCCGACTGCGCCAACGCAACGGCGGGGTGGGCACCTGGGCAGTTGTGCGCGCACCACGAGCCCGGTTCGCGGACACACCGGGGGTCACAGCGGTCCAGGTGAAGGCCGTGGGCCGGGGCGGCACCAGCCCGGTGACGACCCGCGCAGTGCGCTAG
- a CDS encoding biotin-dependent carboxyltransferase family protein: MRDTIKVLSPGLLTLIQDAGRRGHAHLGVPRAGAFDTRAWRLANRLVGNTEQAAALECLAGGLTWVSLRHVTMAVAGAVGSISIDGRNVSTNTPIHVSPGQQVHLGPPLIGLRYYVSFAGGIDVGPVLGSRSYDTLGRLGPPPVAAGQVLGAGSQRAGHPLVDHVPVHPPSTSFAVLPGPDGHEAALAELLGRTWELDPQSDRIGVRLAGEPLTAPATPLPSKPMVLGAVQVPPNGLPIVLGPDHPTTGGYPVIAVVTAESMCDVAQWSGGPRTFRRA, from the coding sequence ATGAGGGACACGATCAAGGTGCTGTCCCCCGGGCTGCTGACGCTGATCCAGGACGCGGGTCGCCGGGGCCACGCCCACCTCGGCGTGCCCAGGGCGGGCGCGTTCGACACCCGGGCCTGGCGATTGGCCAATCGACTCGTGGGTAACACCGAGCAGGCCGCGGCGCTCGAATGCCTGGCCGGGGGCCTGACCTGGGTATCTCTGCGGCACGTCACGATGGCAGTCGCCGGGGCCGTCGGCAGCATCAGCATCGACGGTCGGAACGTGTCCACCAACACGCCCATTCACGTGTCACCCGGCCAGCAGGTCCACCTCGGGCCGCCACTGATCGGGCTGCGCTACTACGTATCCTTCGCCGGCGGCATCGACGTGGGTCCCGTGCTCGGTTCCCGGTCGTACGACACCCTCGGCCGACTCGGCCCGCCGCCTGTGGCAGCAGGGCAGGTCCTGGGCGCCGGATCTCAGCGCGCCGGCCACCCCCTCGTGGATCACGTGCCGGTGCACCCCCCGTCGACGTCCTTCGCCGTCCTGCCCGGTCCGGACGGTCACGAGGCGGCGCTGGCCGAACTCCTGGGACGCACCTGGGAACTCGATCCGCAATCCGACCGGATTGGCGTGCGCCTGGCAGGTGAACCACTGACGGCGCCCGCCACCCCACTGCCCAGCAAGCCGATGGTTCTGGGTGCGGTCCAGGTGCCGCCCAACGGACTGCCGATCGTGCTGGGGCCCGACCACCCCACCACGGGCGGCTACCCGGTGATCGCCGTGGTGACAGCCGAAAGTATGTGTGATGTCGCACAGTGGTCCGGCGGACCGCGGACTTTCCGCCGTGCTTAG